In a single window of the Arthrobacter zhangbolii genome:
- the tsf gene encoding translation elongation factor Ts, with amino-acid sequence MANYTAADIKALRERTGAGMMDVKKALDEANGDADKAMELIRIKGLKGATKREGRSTAEGLVAAKVIDGTVGVMIELNCETDFVAKSAKFIELADKVLAAAVESAAADAETLLAYNVDGKPLSEVVVEEGAILGEKVVVRRVARIEGKTVDAYLHKTSKDLPAQVGVLFAVDGEGADAATAAHDVAVHTAAYAPTYLTRDEVPAETVENERRIADETARAEGKPEGALTKIVEGRLTGFFKEIVLLDQPFAKDAKKTVGKVLEEAGVAPVGFARFRVGA; translated from the coding sequence ATGGCGAACTACACCGCTGCTGATATCAAGGCACTGCGCGAGCGCACCGGCGCCGGCATGATGGATGTAAAGAAAGCTCTGGACGAGGCCAACGGCGATGCCGACAAGGCCATGGAGCTCATCCGCATCAAGGGCCTGAAGGGCGCTACCAAGCGTGAAGGCCGTTCCACCGCTGAGGGCCTGGTTGCTGCCAAGGTCATCGACGGCACCGTTGGTGTCATGATCGAACTGAACTGCGAAACCGACTTCGTTGCCAAGTCCGCCAAGTTCATCGAACTGGCTGACAAGGTGCTGGCCGCCGCTGTTGAGTCCGCTGCTGCCGACGCCGAAACCCTCCTTGCCTACAACGTTGACGGCAAGCCGCTGTCCGAGGTTGTCGTCGAGGAAGGCGCCATCCTGGGCGAGAAGGTTGTTGTCCGCCGCGTGGCACGCATCGAAGGCAAGACCGTTGATGCCTACCTGCACAAGACCTCCAAGGATCTTCCGGCACAGGTCGGCGTGCTGTTCGCCGTCGACGGCGAAGGCGCAGACGCTGCCACGGCCGCCCACGACGTCGCTGTGCACACCGCTGCCTACGCTCCGACCTACCTGACCCGTGACGAAGTTCCGGCAGAGACCGTCGAGAACGAACGCCGCATCGCCGACGAGACCGCACGTGCGGAAGGCAAGCCCGAAGGCGCGCTGACCAAGATCGTTGAAGGCCGTCTGACCGGTTTCTTCAAGGAAATCGTCCTGCTGGACCAGCCGTTCGCCAAGGACGCCAAGAAGACCGTCGGCAAGGTGCTCGAAGAAGCCGGGGTTGCTCCCGTTGGATTCGCCCGTTTCCGTGTAGGCGCCTAA
- the pyrH gene encoding UMP kinase, which yields MAHVLKDTDSPRRRVLLKLSGEVFGGGKLGVDPDTVRAVAKQIAATVGEVEVAIVVGGGNFFRGAELSTSGMDRSRADYMGMLGTVMNCLALQDFLEQAGVETRVQSAITMGQVAEAYIPRRAIRHLEKGRVVIFGAGAGLPYFSTDTVAAQRALEVHADEVLMAKSGVDGVYTADPNKDPNARRLETLTYDDALRQDIRVMDQTAMTMCKDNDLDMVVFGMEGEGNVTRAIRGEKIGTIVSN from the coding sequence ATGGCCCACGTATTGAAAGACACCGATTCCCCGCGACGACGCGTCCTGCTGAAACTTTCGGGCGAGGTGTTCGGCGGCGGGAAGCTCGGTGTTGATCCGGATACCGTGCGTGCCGTGGCCAAACAGATCGCGGCAACCGTCGGTGAAGTTGAAGTCGCCATTGTGGTGGGCGGAGGGAACTTCTTCCGCGGCGCGGAACTGTCCACCAGCGGCATGGACCGCTCCCGCGCGGATTACATGGGCATGCTCGGCACGGTTATGAACTGCCTCGCGCTGCAGGATTTCCTGGAGCAGGCCGGCGTCGAGACCCGGGTGCAGAGCGCCATCACCATGGGCCAGGTTGCTGAAGCGTACATTCCCCGGCGGGCCATCCGGCACCTGGAGAAGGGCCGTGTAGTGATCTTCGGTGCGGGCGCGGGCCTGCCCTACTTCTCCACCGATACGGTGGCCGCACAGCGTGCCCTGGAGGTCCACGCAGATGAGGTCCTGATGGCCAAGAGCGGCGTGGACGGTGTCTACACTGCGGACCCCAACAAGGACCCCAACGCGCGGCGCCTTGAGACCCTGACCTACGACGACGCCCTGCGCCAGGACATCCGCGTGATGGACCAGACGGCCATGACCATGTGCAAGGACAATGACCTGGACATGGTGGTCTTCGGCATGGAGGGCGAGGGTAACGTGACCCGCGCGATCCGTGGCGAGAAGATCGGCACCATCGTTTCCAACTAG
- the frr gene encoding ribosome recycling factor has translation MIEDTLKEAADKMDKAVEVAKEDFSSVRTGRANPALFSRVLVDYYGSPTQLQQLASFATPDARTLLITPYDVTALRAIERALSDSEVGANPSNDGKVIRVIMPELTQDRRKEYVKIVRGKAEDAKVSVRNIRRKAKDGIDRLVKDSEVGEDDGARAEKDLDALTKAHTDSIDELLKRKEAELLEV, from the coding sequence GTGATTGAAGACACCTTGAAAGAGGCCGCCGACAAAATGGACAAGGCGGTGGAAGTTGCTAAGGAAGACTTCTCCTCCGTCCGGACCGGCCGCGCCAACCCGGCACTCTTTTCCCGGGTGCTGGTGGACTACTACGGTTCCCCGACGCAGCTTCAGCAGCTGGCATCCTTTGCCACGCCGGATGCCCGCACCCTGCTGATCACTCCGTACGACGTAACCGCACTGCGTGCCATTGAGCGTGCGCTCAGCGACTCCGAGGTGGGTGCCAACCCGTCTAACGACGGCAAGGTCATCCGGGTCATCATGCCCGAACTTACCCAGGACCGCCGCAAGGAATACGTCAAGATTGTCCGCGGCAAGGCAGAGGACGCCAAGGTCTCCGTCCGGAACATCCGCCGCAAGGCAAAGGACGGGATTGACCGTCTGGTGAAGGACAGCGAAGTCGGCGAGGATGACGGTGCCCGCGCCGAAAAGGACCTTGATGCCCTGACCAAGGCACACACGGATTCCATCGACGAGCTCCTCAAGCGCAAGGAAGCCGAGCTTCTCGAGGTCTGA
- a CDS encoding phosphatidate cytidylyltransferase, translating into MSAPESSQAGGRRARNRSGKDAKPAKVSRAGRNLPAAIAVGVILLGSLLVGLLFLPFAIVVIAVAFAAVGVWEVSRALEVRGMKVPLVPVLVGSVGLPFAAYFGGTEALAFATVATAVAILLWRSIDTAAEAIQSILAGIFVVLWVPFLLSFALLLLREPDGQIRVAVLLLLVVANDTFGYLVGAFFGKHPMAPKISPKKSWEGFAGSAAGAAIVGVGAAVLFLDQPWWFGVALAVATVAAATAGDFSESMVKRELGVKDMSNLLPGHGGVMDRLDSVVFASPVVFLLSVLLSAVS; encoded by the coding sequence ATGAGCGCACCGGAGTCCAGCCAGGCCGGCGGACGCCGCGCCCGCAACCGGAGCGGTAAGGATGCCAAACCGGCCAAAGTGTCACGGGCCGGACGCAACCTGCCCGCTGCCATCGCCGTCGGCGTTATTCTCCTGGGATCTCTGCTTGTAGGCCTGCTGTTCCTGCCGTTCGCCATCGTGGTGATAGCGGTGGCCTTCGCCGCCGTCGGCGTCTGGGAAGTCAGCCGGGCCCTGGAGGTGCGGGGCATGAAGGTGCCCCTGGTGCCCGTACTCGTCGGATCCGTGGGCCTGCCTTTCGCCGCCTACTTCGGCGGTACGGAGGCGCTGGCCTTTGCCACGGTTGCCACGGCAGTGGCGATTCTGCTCTGGCGCAGCATTGATACCGCTGCCGAAGCGATCCAGAGCATCCTCGCCGGCATCTTCGTGGTGCTCTGGGTTCCCTTCCTGCTCAGCTTCGCCCTGCTGCTGCTGCGCGAGCCGGACGGGCAGATCCGGGTGGCCGTGCTGCTTCTGCTGGTGGTAGCCAATGACACCTTCGGTTACCTGGTGGGTGCCTTCTTCGGAAAGCATCCCATGGCCCCGAAGATCAGCCCGAAGAAATCCTGGGAGGGATTCGCCGGGTCGGCGGCCGGCGCTGCCATTGTCGGAGTGGGGGCAGCGGTGCTGTTCCTGGACCAGCCCTGGTGGTTCGGCGTGGCACTGGCGGTCGCAACCGTGGCCGCGGCAACGGCGGGGGACTTCTCCGAATCCATGGTTAAACGTGAACTCGGCGTCAAGGACATGTCCAACCTCCTGCCCGGACACGGCGGGGTGATGGACCGCCTGGACTCGGTGGTCTTCGCCTCCCCGGTGGTCTTCCTTCTTTCGGTGCTGCTGTCGGCGGTGTCCTGA
- a CDS encoding DivIVA domain-containing protein, giving the protein MDDERQASAPFERVGRRDYGYNIRQVDEFLTKARNYYNSESRTAKPVTSADVRSMAFDPAKGGYEPQAVDAALDRLEDVFAQRERDEMITERGEEAWLLQIGRMSAVLRARLHRKPGERFRRPVKKRVPSYNVKDVDALCNELLGYFEHDRPLSVDVVRRAVFREARGADGYEETQVDAFLDRVVELMASID; this is encoded by the coding sequence ATGGACGATGAGCGGCAGGCCAGTGCCCCTTTCGAGCGCGTGGGACGACGGGACTACGGCTACAACATCCGCCAGGTCGATGAGTTCCTGACCAAGGCACGGAACTACTACAACTCGGAATCCAGGACCGCGAAGCCCGTCACCAGTGCGGATGTCCGGTCCATGGCCTTCGACCCGGCCAAGGGCGGCTACGAACCGCAGGCAGTGGACGCGGCCCTGGACCGCCTCGAGGACGTTTTCGCCCAGCGGGAGCGCGACGAGATGATCACCGAACGCGGTGAGGAAGCGTGGCTGCTGCAGATCGGCCGCATGTCAGCCGTGCTGCGGGCAAGGCTGCACCGGAAGCCGGGGGAGCGGTTCCGCCGTCCGGTCAAGAAGCGTGTCCCCAGTTACAACGTTAAGGACGTGGACGCGCTCTGCAACGAACTTCTCGGTTACTTCGAGCATGACCGTCCGCTGAGTGTCGATGTGGTGCGCCGCGCCGTGTTCCGCGAGGCACGGGGTGCCGACGGTTATGAAGAGACCCAGGTGGATGCCTTCCTGGACCGCGTTGTCGAGCTGATGGCGTCCATAGACTAA
- a CDS encoding cation acetate symporter has protein sequence MSPGIGYAALAFVAAATLLIGFYGLRISRTTSDFYVASRTVKPWWNASAIGGEYLSAASFLGVAGLIVASGVDALWFPIGYTGGYLMLLLFVAAPLRRSGAYTVPDFAHARLESLPVRRLTSLLVIAVGWLYIVPQMHGAALTMRITTGLPAWIGCLVVTGVVCVSVVTGGMRSITFVQAFQYWLKLVAIGVPVLFILFRLAGDGPPGPGGAQLLAEALDPQTHAPLYRNISLSIALLCGTLGLPHVLVRFYTNPDGASARRTTLIVLGLLSLFYIFPITYGVLGRIYAPDLAADGNTDATVLLLPGRVFDGASGDLLAALVTAGAFAAFLSTSSGLTVSLAGVISQEFFRGSVRGFRLSAVLAAVVPLVIALLTESSALAGSIGMVFAFTASTLCPLLVLGIWWRPLTAAGAGAGMFTGALLCGGAMVAGAVLPRMGASIPAWIEQPAAWTVPAAFAVTVIVSKLTSGALPGGAAKFLARLHTPEPLERPRPGAGSPTEDNR, from the coding sequence ATGAGTCCGGGCATCGGTTATGCCGCCCTGGCTTTCGTGGCTGCCGCCACCCTGCTGATCGGGTTCTACGGCCTGCGTATTTCCCGGACCACCAGCGACTTCTACGTCGCCTCACGCACGGTTAAGCCGTGGTGGAATGCCTCGGCTATCGGCGGGGAATACCTTTCTGCCGCAAGTTTCCTCGGCGTGGCCGGGCTCATCGTTGCCTCCGGTGTGGATGCCCTCTGGTTCCCGATCGGCTATACCGGCGGCTATCTGATGCTGCTGCTGTTTGTGGCCGCACCGCTGCGGCGTTCGGGCGCCTACACCGTACCGGACTTTGCCCATGCCCGGCTCGAGTCCCTTCCTGTCCGGCGGCTCACCAGCCTCCTGGTGATCGCCGTCGGCTGGCTGTACATCGTCCCCCAGATGCACGGTGCCGCTTTGACCATGCGCATCACCACCGGCCTGCCGGCCTGGATCGGCTGCCTGGTGGTAACCGGCGTCGTCTGCGTCAGCGTGGTGACCGGCGGGATGCGGTCCATTACGTTTGTGCAGGCGTTCCAATACTGGCTGAAACTGGTGGCCATCGGCGTTCCCGTGCTGTTCATCCTTTTCCGCCTGGCCGGTGACGGTCCGCCCGGTCCGGGCGGAGCGCAGCTCCTGGCCGAAGCCCTGGATCCGCAGACCCATGCACCGCTCTACCGCAACATCTCCCTCAGCATTGCCCTGCTCTGCGGCACCTTGGGCCTGCCCCATGTGCTGGTGCGGTTCTACACGAATCCGGACGGCGCCTCGGCCCGGCGGACCACACTGATTGTGCTCGGCCTGCTGTCCCTGTTTTACATTTTCCCCATCACATACGGGGTTCTGGGCCGGATTTATGCACCGGACCTGGCAGCCGACGGAAACACGGATGCCACGGTGCTGCTGCTTCCCGGGCGCGTGTTCGACGGCGCCTCCGGTGATTTGCTGGCTGCCCTGGTGACTGCCGGGGCCTTCGCAGCGTTCCTCTCCACGAGCAGCGGGCTGACGGTTTCGCTGGCGGGGGTCATCAGCCAGGAGTTTTTCCGCGGCAGCGTGCGCGGCTTCCGGCTCTCTGCCGTCCTGGCCGCCGTGGTCCCGCTGGTCATTGCCCTGCTGACCGAGTCATCGGCCCTGGCCGGAAGCATTGGCATGGTTTTTGCCTTCACGGCCTCCACACTGTGCCCCCTGCTGGTGCTGGGCATCTGGTGGCGGCCGCTGACCGCTGCCGGGGCCGGGGCGGGGATGTTCACCGGTGCCCTGCTGTGCGGCGGCGCAATGGTGGCAGGTGCCGTCCTACCCCGGATGGGGGCCTCGATTCCGGCGTGGATAGAGCAGCCTGCCGCCTGGACGGTGCCGGCTGCCTTTGCCGTCACCGTGATCGTGTCCAAGCTGACGTCCGGCGCCCTGCCCGGCGGAGCGGCGAAATTCCTGGCCCGACTGCATACACCGGAGCCCCTTGAGCGGCCCCGTCCCGGCGCCGGGTCCCCCACCGAGGACAACCGTTAG
- a CDS encoding LytR/AlgR family response regulator transcription factor: MRKPARPLTVVVADDEAPAVEELAYLLGLDARIGTVHRAGSGAQALQEIESRDVDAVFLDIHMPALSGLDIAKALARRERPPAVVFVTADEDQALRAFDLAALDYLLKPVRPERLSESVRRICELGAESDAPDADVVTVVQGATTKIIPRADIRYVQAQGDYARLHTAEASYLIRVPLADLEEQWAEAGFVRIHRSYLVARNHLRQVRLTAGRASVRLGDVDLPVSRRHLPAVRNTLEAGRVRPTS, translated from the coding sequence ATGCGTAAACCTGCCCGCCCCCTGACCGTTGTGGTGGCCGACGACGAAGCGCCCGCCGTTGAGGAACTTGCCTACCTGCTCGGCCTGGACGCACGGATCGGTACCGTGCACCGGGCCGGCAGCGGAGCCCAGGCCCTGCAGGAGATCGAGTCACGCGACGTCGACGCCGTGTTCCTGGACATCCACATGCCTGCGCTCTCCGGCCTGGACATCGCCAAGGCCCTGGCGCGCCGGGAACGTCCGCCGGCCGTGGTGTTCGTGACCGCGGACGAGGACCAGGCGCTGCGCGCCTTCGACCTTGCCGCCTTGGACTATCTGCTCAAACCGGTGCGTCCGGAGCGCCTCTCGGAGTCGGTGCGCCGGATCTGCGAGTTAGGTGCCGAGAGCGATGCCCCGGACGCCGACGTCGTCACCGTGGTGCAGGGCGCGACAACGAAAATCATTCCCCGCGCGGACATCCGCTACGTTCAGGCGCAGGGTGACTACGCCCGGCTGCACACCGCCGAGGCCTCCTACCTCATCCGGGTGCCGCTGGCGGACCTGGAAGAGCAGTGGGCGGAGGCAGGTTTCGTGCGCATCCACCGGTCCTATCTGGTGGCCAGGAACCATCTGCGCCAGGTGCGGCTGACCGCAGGCCGGGCCAGCGTGCGCCTGGGCGACGTTGATCTGCCGGTCAGCCGGCGCCACCTGCCCGCTGTCCGCAACACGCTGGAGGCCGGACGCGTCCGGCCCACATCATGA
- a CDS encoding sensor histidine kinase: MLSPAVDIALVCAIAVLTIAVVGALGFRLTRSQRDLGSDAERATYATLHTASLASAHLRAGLTPAGARKASRHLRDLLDCDTLVITDASTVLAWEGTVPDTAVRRERLQSAAALVLESGRTRVFRGAALRALGLEHSGRELLVAPLPVNGQTVGTVAVFAPTVRAGLVRAANEVAGWLATQVELAELDTSRAQLMEAEVRALRAQISPHFIYNSLNAIASYINTDPARARELVVEFADFTRYSFRRHGNFTTIAEELQSVDRYLLLERARFGERLKVSLQIAPEVLPTVIPFLSLQPLVENSVRHGLEAKDGQGRITIAAVDAGAEAVITIEDNGVGMDPGYLRSVLAGHAEGDHVGLRNVDVRLRQVYGDSHGLVIDTAPGAGTLITMRVPKSQPENRPTNA; this comes from the coding sequence ATGCTCAGTCCCGCCGTTGATATTGCCCTGGTCTGCGCCATTGCGGTCCTGACCATCGCGGTGGTGGGCGCGCTCGGCTTCCGGCTGACCCGCTCGCAGCGGGATCTGGGTTCCGACGCCGAACGGGCCACCTATGCCACGCTGCATACCGCGTCCCTGGCCTCGGCGCACCTGCGCGCCGGCCTGACGCCGGCCGGGGCGCGCAAGGCCAGCCGGCACCTGCGCGACCTGCTGGACTGCGACACCCTGGTGATCACCGATGCCTCCACGGTGCTCGCCTGGGAGGGCACCGTGCCGGACACGGCCGTACGGCGGGAGAGGCTGCAGTCCGCGGCGGCACTGGTCCTGGAGTCCGGCCGCACCCGGGTGTTCCGCGGCGCTGCGCTCCGGGCGCTGGGGCTGGAGCACTCCGGACGGGAACTGCTGGTGGCCCCGCTCCCGGTCAACGGGCAGACGGTGGGCACCGTGGCCGTTTTCGCGCCGACGGTGCGGGCCGGTCTGGTCCGTGCCGCAAACGAAGTGGCCGGATGGCTTGCCACCCAGGTGGAGCTGGCGGAGCTGGACACCTCCCGCGCCCAGCTGATGGAGGCCGAGGTCCGGGCGCTGCGGGCCCAGATCAGTCCGCATTTTATTTACAACTCGCTGAACGCGATTGCTTCCTACATCAACACCGATCCGGCACGTGCCCGGGAGCTGGTGGTCGAGTTTGCCGACTTCACCCGTTACTCCTTCCGCCGGCACGGCAACTTCACCACCATCGCCGAGGAACTGCAGTCGGTGGACCGGTACCTGCTGCTGGAGCGGGCCCGTTTCGGGGAACGGCTGAAGGTCAGCCTGCAGATTGCCCCCGAAGTGCTGCCGACCGTTATCCCGTTCCTATCCCTGCAGCCGCTGGTGGAAAATTCCGTCCGCCACGGCCTGGAGGCAAAGGACGGACAGGGCCGGATCACCATTGCCGCCGTGGATGCCGGGGCCGAAGCGGTGATCACCATCGAGGACAACGGTGTTGGCATGGACCCCGGTTATCTCCGGTCTGTTCTGGCCGGACATGCCGAGGGCGACCACGTGGGACTGCGCAACGTGGACGTGCGGCTGCGCCAGGTGTACGGGGACTCGCACGGTCTGGTGATCGACACCGCGCCGGGTGCCGGAACCCTGATCACCATGCGGGTGCCCAAGTCGCAGCCGGAGAACCGGCCAACAAACGCGTAA
- a CDS encoding DUF485 domain-containing protein — protein sequence MAEEQPVSHAAHPDQVDFREVQSSPEFQELRKRQRSFIFPMAVVFLVWYFAYVLLADYAHDFMSTPVIGNINIGLILGLLQFVSTFGITMWYVSYANRRLDPISAEIRAELEAKGVSRPEENK from the coding sequence ATGGCTGAAGAGCAGCCGGTTTCACACGCTGCGCACCCTGACCAGGTGGACTTCCGGGAAGTTCAGAGCTCACCCGAGTTCCAGGAACTACGCAAGCGCCAGCGCAGCTTTATTTTCCCCATGGCCGTGGTTTTCCTGGTCTGGTACTTCGCATACGTCCTGCTGGCCGACTACGCGCATGACTTCATGTCCACTCCGGTGATTGGCAACATCAACATCGGACTGATTCTGGGTCTGCTGCAGTTTGTCAGCACCTTTGGCATCACCATGTGGTACGTCAGTTACGCCAACCGCCGGTTGGACCCCATATCCGCGGAGATCCGCGCCGAACTTGAGGCCAAGGGCGTCAGCCGTCCGGAGGAGAACAAGTGA
- a CDS encoding solute symporter family protein, translating into MIIFGLFVAVTLVVVLRASRNNKTAADYYAAGRSFTGPQNGTAIAGDYLSAASFLGIVGAIAINGYDGFLYSIGFLVAWLVALLLVAEMLRNTGKFTMADVLSFRLKQRPVRIAAAITTLAVCFFYLLAQMAGAGGLVSLLMGIDGKVGQSLVITVVGGLMIIYVLIGGMKGTTWVQIIKACLLIAGAAIMTVWVLALHGFNLSELLGAAVETSGNAAILDPGLQYGKSETSKLDFVSLGLALVLGTAALPHVLMRFYTVPTAKEARRSVVWAIWLIGLFYLFTLVLGYGAAALIGADAIKSAPGGVNSAAPLLAFALGGPVLLGLISAVAFATILAVVAGLTITAAASFAHDIYASVIRKDQVDADGEVKVARTTVVVIGIVSILGGIGAQGQNVAFLVALAFAVAASANLPTIIYSLYWRKFSTQGAVWSMYGGLGSAILLIAFSPVVSGAETSMIAGADFAWFPLNNPGLVSIPLAFFLGWLGTVLDKNTESATKQAEMEVRSLTGVGAEKAVDH; encoded by the coding sequence ATGATTATCTTCGGCCTGTTCGTGGCCGTGACCCTGGTAGTGGTGCTGCGGGCCAGCCGCAACAATAAAACCGCCGCTGACTACTACGCCGCCGGCCGCTCGTTCACCGGACCGCAGAACGGCACGGCCATTGCCGGGGACTACCTCTCCGCGGCGTCCTTCCTCGGCATTGTCGGCGCCATTGCCATCAACGGCTATGACGGCTTCCTCTACTCCATCGGCTTCCTCGTCGCCTGGCTGGTAGCCCTGCTGCTGGTCGCTGAAATGCTGCGCAACACCGGCAAGTTCACCATGGCCGATGTGCTCTCCTTCCGCCTCAAGCAGCGTCCGGTCCGCATTGCCGCGGCCATCACCACCCTGGCGGTCTGCTTCTTCTACCTCCTGGCACAGATGGCCGGTGCCGGCGGACTGGTGTCCCTGCTCATGGGTATCGACGGCAAGGTGGGCCAGTCACTGGTGATCACCGTCGTCGGCGGCCTGATGATCATTTACGTACTGATCGGCGGCATGAAGGGCACCACCTGGGTGCAGATCATCAAGGCCTGCCTGCTGATTGCCGGCGCCGCCATCATGACCGTCTGGGTCCTGGCACTGCACGGCTTCAACCTCTCCGAACTGCTGGGGGCTGCCGTGGAAACCTCCGGCAATGCCGCCATCCTGGATCCGGGACTGCAGTACGGCAAGTCTGAAACCTCCAAGCTCGACTTCGTCTCCCTGGGCCTGGCGCTGGTGCTGGGCACTGCGGCACTGCCACACGTGCTGATGCGCTTCTACACCGTCCCCACGGCCAAGGAAGCCCGCCGGTCGGTGGTCTGGGCCATCTGGCTGATCGGCCTGTTCTACCTCTTCACCCTGGTGCTGGGCTACGGTGCAGCAGCACTTATCGGCGCAGACGCGATCAAGTCGGCTCCCGGCGGGGTGAACTCGGCAGCCCCGCTGCTGGCCTTCGCCCTCGGCGGGCCGGTACTCCTGGGCCTGATCTCCGCCGTCGCCTTCGCCACCATTCTTGCAGTGGTGGCCGGCCTGACCATCACCGCAGCGGCGTCCTTCGCCCATGACATCTACGCCAGCGTGATCCGCAAGGACCAGGTCGACGCCGACGGTGAAGTCAAGGTGGCCCGCACCACGGTGGTGGTGATCGGCATCGTCTCCATCCTCGGCGGCATCGGCGCACAGGGACAGAACGTGGCCTTCCTGGTGGCTCTGGCCTTCGCCGTGGCAGCCAGCGCGAACCTGCCGACCATCATCTACTCGCTGTACTGGCGGAAATTCTCCACCCAGGGCGCGGTCTGGAGCATGTACGGCGGCCTTGGCTCGGCGATCCTGCTCATCGCTTTCTCGCCCGTAGTCTCGGGTGCCGAAACCTCGATGATTGCCGGGGCGGACTTCGCCTGGTTCCCGCTGAACAACCCGGGTCTGGTATCCATCCCGCTGGCCTTCTTCCTGGGCTGGCTGGGCACGGTCCTGGATAAGAACACCGAATCCGCCACCAAGCAGGCGGAAATGGAAGTGCGTTCGCTCACCGGTGTCGGCGCTGAAAAGGCGGTTGACCACTAA
- a CDS encoding pyrophosphorylase: MSRVLSTEQAKSAINQVQSIINGGFTDQIQALDAQGKILSDPNVWDGPLAAQFRGSTWPETKAALDKARQELEELRTQLQKISQDIFSAGGGA, encoded by the coding sequence ATGTCACGCGTGTTGTCCACCGAGCAGGCGAAGTCTGCCATCAACCAGGTGCAGTCCATCATCAACGGCGGGTTCACCGACCAGATTCAGGCGCTGGACGCGCAGGGCAAGATCCTGTCAGACCCGAACGTATGGGACGGCCCGCTGGCCGCCCAGTTCCGCGGTTCAACGTGGCCGGAAACCAAGGCAGCGCTGGATAAGGCCCGCCAGGAGCTCGAAGAGCTGCGTACGCAGCTGCAGAAGATTTCGCAGGACATCTTCTCCGCAGGCGGCGGCGCGTAA